A DNA window from Streptococcus parapneumoniae contains the following coding sequences:
- the trkA gene encoding Trk system potassium transporter TrkA: MKIILVGGGKVGFALCRSLVAEKHDVLLIEQDEAVLNHIVNRFDIMGILGNGADFTILEQASVQDCDIFIALTEYDEVNMIAAVLAKKMGAKETIVRVRNPEYSNSYFKEKNILGFSLIVNPELLAARAIANIIDFPNALSVERFFGGRVSLMEFTVKSSSGLCQMPISDFRKKFGNVIVCAIERDHQIIIPSGDMTVQDKDRIFVTGNRVDMMLFHNYFKSRAVKSLLIIGAGRIAYYLLGILKDSRIDTKVIEINPEIASFFSEKFPNLHIVQGDGTAKDILLEESAQHYDAVATLTGVDEENLITSMFLDRVGVQKNITKVNRTSLLEIINAPDFSSIITPKSIAVDTIMHFIRGRVNAQYSDLQAMHHLANGQIETLQFHIKEANKMTAKPLSQLKLKKGVLIAAIIRKGKTIFPTGEDMLEVGDKLLVTTLLPNITKIYDLIAR; encoded by the coding sequence ATGAAAATTATCCTTGTCGGAGGGGGAAAAGTTGGTTTTGCCCTCTGTCGCTCCTTGGTTGCAGAAAAGCATGATGTTTTGCTGATTGAGCAAGACGAAGCTGTTCTCAATCATATTGTTAATCGCTTTGATATCATGGGTATCCTTGGTAACGGGGCTGATTTTACCATCCTTGAGCAAGCCAGTGTCCAGGATTGTGATATCTTTATCGCCCTGACTGAATATGATGAAGTGAACATGATTGCAGCCGTTCTAGCCAAAAAAATGGGAGCTAAAGAGACCATCGTTCGGGTGCGGAACCCTGAATATTCTAACTCTTATTTCAAGGAAAAGAATATTCTCGGTTTTTCTCTTATCGTTAACCCTGAGCTCTTGGCTGCCCGCGCTATCGCGAATATCATTGACTTCCCCAATGCCCTCTCTGTCGAACGTTTCTTTGGTGGACGGGTCAGCTTGATGGAATTCACTGTTAAATCCTCCAGTGGTCTTTGCCAAATGCCCATTTCTGATTTTCGGAAAAAATTTGGCAATGTCATTGTCTGTGCGATAGAGAGGGATCATCAAATTATCATTCCAAGCGGTGACATGACTGTACAGGATAAGGATAGAATCTTTGTCACTGGTAACCGTGTTGACATGATGCTCTTCCATAATTATTTCAAGTCTCGTGCCGTGAAGAGCCTTCTCATCATCGGTGCAGGTAGAATTGCCTATTATCTACTTGGTATTCTCAAAGACAGTCGTATCGATACCAAGGTCATTGAAATCAATCCCGAAATCGCTAGCTTCTTTAGCGAGAAATTTCCAAATCTTCATATCGTCCAAGGAGATGGTACTGCAAAAGATATCCTGCTAGAAGAAAGTGCTCAACACTATGATGCCGTTGCGACTCTAACAGGAGTCGATGAGGAAAATCTGATTACTTCGATGTTCCTTGACAGGGTAGGTGTACAGAAAAATATTACCAAGGTCAATCGTACCAGTCTCCTCGAAATTATCAATGCGCCTGATTTTTCAAGTATCATCACACCTAAAAGTATCGCTGTAGATACGATTATGCACTTTATTCGTGGTCGTGTTAATGCCCAGTATTCAGACCTTCAAGCCATGCACCATCTAGCCAATGGCCAAATCGAAACCCTGCAATTCCATATCAAGGAAGCCAATAAAATGACTGCCAAACCTCTTTCTCAACTCAAACTGAAAAAAGGGGTTCTCATAGCAGCCATCATTCGAAAGGGCAAGACTATTTTCCCAACTGGGGAGGATATGCTGGAAGTTGGAGACAAGCTCCTAGTAACAACCTTGTTACCAAACATCACCAAGATTTATGACTTGATCGCGAGGTAA
- a CDS encoding TrkH family potassium uptake protein produces MNKSMIRYLLSKLLLIEAVLLLVPVSVAVYYRESSQVFTALFTTIGILVLLGGSGILQKPKNQRIYAKEGILIVALCWILWSFFGGLPFVFSGQIPSVIDAFFEISSGFTTTGASILNDISVLSRSLLFWRSFTHLIGGMGVLVFALAIMDNAKNSHLEVMKAEVPGPVFGKVVSKLKNTAQILYLLYLALFSLFVIIYYLAGMPLFDSFVIAMGTAGTGGFTVYNDGIAHYGSSLITYLVSIGVLVFGVNFNLYYYLMLRRVKAFFGDEELRAYLVIVLLSTGLISLNTLYLYPEFSKSFEMAFFQVSNIITTTGFGYGDITNWPLFSQFILLFLMAIGGSAGSTAGGLKIIRGLILSKIAKNQILSILSPHRVLTLHVNKTVIDKDTQHKILKYFVIYSMILLALIFIVSLDSNDFLVVTSAVFSCFNNIGPILGTTSSFSIFSPISKILLSFAMIAGRLEIYPILLLFMKRTWSKR; encoded by the coding sequence ATGAATAAAAGTATGATTCGCTACCTCCTTTCAAAGTTACTTTTGATTGAAGCCGTTCTTCTTTTGGTTCCTGTGTCTGTCGCTGTCTATTACCGTGAATCGAGCCAAGTCTTTACAGCCCTCTTTACAACGATTGGGATTCTCGTATTACTAGGCGGTTCAGGAATTTTACAAAAACCAAAAAATCAACGGATTTATGCCAAGGAGGGAATCTTGATTGTGGCCCTCTGTTGGATCCTTTGGTCTTTCTTTGGTGGTCTCCCCTTTGTCTTTTCTGGACAAATCCCTAGCGTTATAGATGCCTTTTTTGAAATCAGTTCTGGCTTTACAACTACTGGAGCAAGTATCTTGAACGACATTTCGGTTCTCAGCCGTTCCCTCCTCTTCTGGCGAAGTTTTACCCACTTGATTGGAGGGATGGGAGTGCTTGTTTTTGCACTTGCTATTATGGACAATGCCAAAAATAGCCACCTAGAAGTGATGAAGGCTGAGGTTCCTGGCCCTGTTTTTGGCAAGGTTGTATCCAAACTCAAAAATACTGCCCAGATTCTCTATCTTCTTTATCTAGCTCTCTTTTCCCTCTTTGTCATCATCTATTATCTAGCTGGTATGCCCCTATTTGATAGTTTTGTCATTGCCATGGGAACAGCAGGTACAGGAGGCTTTACCGTCTATAACGACGGAATTGCCCACTATGGTAGCTCACTGATTACCTATCTGGTTAGTATCGGAGTTTTGGTTTTTGGGGTAAATTTCAATCTCTACTACTACCTTATGCTCCGTCGTGTCAAGGCCTTCTTTGGAGATGAAGAACTTCGAGCTTACTTGGTCATTGTACTGCTTTCTACAGGCTTGATTAGCCTCAACACCCTCTACCTCTACCCAGAGTTTTCAAAGAGCTTTGAAATGGCCTTCTTCCAGGTTTCCAACATCATTACAACAACTGGTTTTGGTTACGGAGATATTACCAACTGGCCCCTCTTCTCCCAGTTTATCCTCCTCTTCCTCATGGCAATCGGTGGCTCTGCTGGATCAACTGCAGGTGGACTCAAGATTATTCGAGGCCTCATCCTTTCAAAAATTGCTAAAAATCAGATTTTGTCAATCCTATCACCCCACCGTGTTTTGACCCTCCATGTTAATAAAACGGTAATTGACAAAGATACCCAGCATAAGATTCTCAAGTACTTTGTCATCTATTCTATGATTTTGCTAGCACTTATCTTTATTGTCAGCCTAGATAGCAATGATTTTCTAGTTGTGACCAGCGCTGTCTTTAGCTGTTTCAATAATATCGGGCCTATTCTAGGAACCACTTCTAGCTTCTCAATCTTTAGTCCTATCTCAAAAATTCTCCTCTCCTTTGCAATGATTGCAGGTCGATTGGAGATTTACCCAATCCTACTTCTCTTTATGAAGAGAACTTGGTCCAAGAGATAA
- a CDS encoding ECF-type riboflavin transporter substrate-binding protein, protein MKNQSIKQVVAIGVGAALFVVIGMISIPTPVPNTSIQLQYAVQSLLSIIFGPLVGLLVGLIGHAVKDSLAGYGLWWTWIIASGLFGLAVGLFRKYVRVINGVFDWKDILIFNLIQLLANALVWGVLAPLGDVVIYQEAAEKVFAQGIVAGIANGVSVAIAGTLLLLAYAGTQTRAGSLKKD, encoded by the coding sequence ATGAAAAATCAATCAATTAAACAAGTTGTTGCTATCGGTGTTGGAGCTGCGCTCTTTGTTGTCATCGGAATGATCAGCATTCCGACACCTGTTCCAAATACAAGCATCCAGCTTCAGTATGCGGTACAGAGCCTCTTGTCTATCATTTTTGGCCCTCTAGTGGGATTACTTGTTGGTTTAATTGGTCATGCAGTGAAGGACTCTCTCGCTGGCTACGGCCTTTGGTGGACTTGGATTATTGCTAGTGGTCTCTTTGGTCTAGCTGTGGGGCTATTTAGAAAGTATGTTCGCGTGATCAATGGTGTCTTTGACTGGAAAGATATTCTTATTTTTAACCTCATTCAACTACTTGCAAATGCTCTTGTTTGGGGTGTCTTGGCACCACTTGGAGATGTTGTGATTTATCAAGAAGCCGCAGAAAAAGTATTTGCCCAAGGGATTGTTGCGGGAATTGCTAATGGTGTATCTGTAGCTATTGCAGGAACTCTTCTCTTACTTGCCTATGCAGGAACTCAAACTCGTGCAGGAAGTTTGAAAAAGGACTAA
- a CDS encoding SAM hydrolase/SAM-dependent halogenase family protein has protein sequence MNNNLLVLQSDFGLVDGAVSAMIGVALEESPTLKIHHLTHDITPYNIFEGSYRLFQTVDYWPEGTTFVSVVDPGVGSKRKSVVAKTAKNQYIVTPDNGTLSFIKKHVGIVAIREISEVANRRQNTEHSYTFHGRDVYAYTGAKLASGHITFEEVGPELSVDQIVELPVVETIIEDHLVRGAIDILDVRFGSLWTSITREEFYKLEPEFGDRFEVTIYHADMLVYQNQVVYGKSFADVRIGQPILYINSLYRLGLAINQGSFAKAYNVGVGSSWTIEIKKIES, from the coding sequence ATGAATAATAATTTACTGGTATTACAATCAGACTTTGGTCTGGTTGATGGTGCGGTATCGGCTATGATTGGAGTGGCTTTAGAAGAATCTCCAACCTTAAAAATTCATCACTTGACGCACGATATCACGCCTTATAATATTTTTGAGGGGAGTTACCGTCTCTTTCAGACGGTGGATTACTGGCCTGAGGGAACGACATTTGTATCGGTGGTCGATCCAGGTGTCGGCTCGAAACGTAAGAGTGTAGTTGCCAAGACTGCAAAAAATCAATACATTGTCACGCCAGACAATGGAACGCTTTCTTTTATCAAGAAACACGTTGGCATTGTAGCCATTCGTGAGATTTCTGAGGTGGCCAATAGACGTCAAAATACAGAGCATTCTTATACCTTCCACGGTCGTGATGTTTATGCTTATACTGGTGCTAAACTAGCCAGCGGTCACATTACTTTTGAGGAAGTGGGGCCAGAGCTCAGTGTGGATCAGATTGTGGAGCTTCCAGTCGTAGAGACAATCATTGAAGATCATCTGGTAAGGGGAGCTATTGATATTCTGGATGTGCGTTTCGGCTCGCTTTGGACCTCTATCACACGAGAAGAATTTTACAAGTTGGAACCAGAATTTGGTGACCGTTTTGAAGTGACCATCTATCATGCTGATATGCTGGTCTATCAAAATCAGGTTGTTTATGGCAAATCATTTGCAGATGTGAGAATTGGGCAACCCATCCTTTACATCAATTCTCTCTATCGTTTAGGTCTGGCTATCAACCAAGGTTCCTTTGCCAAGGCCTATAATGTGGGTGTCGGTTCATCTTGGACCATTGAAATAAAGAAAATAGAATCATAA